CAGAGCGGTGATAAGAATCAGCATCATGGCGCGGTCAAACCGAATGTTCTGAATGGCGCTGTCGACGTAGAAACCCAGGGTGTAAATGCCCAGAATCCCGAGAATCGCTGTTTCCCGCATGATAATTTCCCACCGGTAAAACAGGAAGGCCAGGAATGAGCGGTACACTCTGGGTACCAGTTCCCAGGAGTACCGATTAAAGCCTATTGGTGCATCGGGCCGCAGGTGGATCGAGTTGGTCTGGCGGCCGATGAGGTGCCCGATTATTCCGCCATTATGCAGCGCAAGTGCAACCACGGCGGGCAACATCGAGGGCCCCCAAAGCTGCAACAGGATATAGGCAAGAATGTATTCTGGTGTGGAGCGGGCGATGACCAGCAGCACATGCCCGGACGTCCGTCTGACAGGGCCGCCAAAATGATTGGAAATCAGCGGAAATGCCAGAAGGGTAATGATCCCCGTCGCCACCAGCGCAATCTGGGTAAGGACCACGGTATTCCAGATGCCAGGTAGTGCTTCATTGACCATCAGATCATTGAACCAGGGTAAAAGCCCTGAGACACCCTCCCCGTTGCGAATCGGACTGGGTACGATGTCCTGAGTAAAAAAGCGAGCGACGTTACCCCAGACAATGGGCAGCCCATCTCCCAGGAAAAACGGCGCACCGAGCACATAAACCGGCAGGAGCTTGGGTTTGACCCACAAAGGAATGGTTGCGATCAGTACATAGAAGAGGATGAGCATGGCGCCGGCATCCGAGTAG
This Marinobacter salinus DNA region includes the following protein-coding sequences:
- a CDS encoding PhnE/PtxC family ABC transporter permease; the encoded protein is MFSSPTVRTSLIFLAIAVVGLFFADMSITASNPWRDLGNFFLGVVTPDFFSSEGLMTALLRTVAFAFVGVALGSASGFLLSLVYRFLPVRLFCAFIRAIHELFWALIFLQFFGFHPLTGVLAIAIPYAGIFAKVYSEILDETDPQPGRLLPPGSGLISAFLYTRIPDCWVQLRTYTAYRLECGLRSSAILGFVGLPTLGFYLEASFSQGNYSDAGAMLILFYVLIATIPLWVKPKLLPVYVLGAPFFLGDGLPIVWGNVARFFTQDIVPSPIRNGEGVSGLLPWFNDLMVNEALPGIWNTVVLTQIALVATGIITLLAFPLISNHFGGPVRRTSGHVLLVIARSTPEYILAYILLQLWGPSMLPAVVALALHNGGIIGHLIGRQTNSIHLRPDAPIGFNRYSWELVPRVYRSFLAFLFYRWEIIMRETAILGILGIYTLGFYVDSAIQNIRFDRAMMLILITALLNIGIDALGRYIRRRLALQTMPTC